The genomic region ttctatccccctATAGAAAAGCATCAATTTCCCTCAATCAGAGAACACAGTATCATGCTGATGCATTTCCCACCTTCAATAAAGTTGGAGGTCTGTCCTCAGCTCCCCCTGCTAATCTCTGCCTGGAGCCCTCCTTCACAGCCCACTTAGCTAAAACCATcagcagaaagggagaaacaaTCTGCACACTCACAAACCCTCGCAGGGACTCAAGAGAACAAAAGTTCATGGAGAATTTCCTGAAGTGATGTCTTCTTGTTTCAGTTTGAGGAGGATATGGTTGACATCTGCTTCAcgctgctggctctgggggagCACTTCCAAAGAGAAAAGGATCCTGCCCAGCGCAAAAACCCTGTCCAcgtctgcagagcagctgctgccatggtaaggagggcacagagcagccctgaccCGAGCAGGGGGCACCTTCTCAGCCCCAGGTCAGGCCAAACCACTGACCAAAGAGGAAGCCTGTTCCAAACAACACCTCCTGCCcatctccagcctgtcctgatAGTCCCTCAGCAGACATGTAGTGCTGCAGGAGGTTCTTAGCAGTGAAAGGGTACTTACTGAACAAATCTCAGAGGGGACTGCTGCCCCTGTTCTGCTCAGCCATGACCTTCATGCttggcacaaaaaaaaagtcctctTGGTTTCATCTGCTTTGGGAGCAGCTTCCACAAACAGGATCAGATGGACCTACCAAAGAGAGGCAATTCCTTAATACATctttctctcctccttctctgcagctgaactgcAGTGAGCTTAGAAGCCTGACAGAATATGAGCCTGGGCAACACCATAATGGGACACCCCCTTCCAAGtggctgggaagcagccccaTCCTCCAGCAGTGGATTGCATCCAAATTCCAGCCCGTGCGCTCCGGGAGGTGCTGGGTGTTTGCTGCAGTCCTGTGCTCAGGTACAGTGCTGCTACAGCCTCTCATCCTCAGGGCAGGGGCACATCTTCAGCTTCCTCAACACTCAGCATCACTGCCTTCGAGAGAAGAGTATCAGTACATCCATTCACTGAATGCACAtgtgaaattttatttcctgaggGAGGAATGCCTCTTGCAAAGTCCAAACAGCAATCCTGGTGCCATTCCCAACAGGCCTAGCACCAGAAGAGGCTCTATATCCATCAGCGGAGGCACCCTCAGGGCAGGGTGCACAGCTGATTCACAGCTCTCTCTTCTGCACAGTTCTGAGGTGCCTGGGAATTCCCACCAGGGTGGTCACTGGCTTTACGTGGGCTCACAACACCAAGAGCAGCCTGAGTGTGGATGAGTATTATGATGAAGATGGGACACTGCTGACACAGGATGAGAGTGCTCGTGTCTGGTAAGAACACATGGCAGGGCAGGGTCTCAGCAAGAATTTGAGGCAATACTTGGATGTGTGAAATGAAActcaggggaaagaaaagaggtgAAACAGCTGCAAGGAGGTGATAGAAGACAGCTCAGCTGAGATCCTGTCTACAAGACTTTTTCTTGATAAATTGCTGCAACCCAACCTCAAGAGTGCCCTGTTTCTAGAGCCCACAAAGGAAGAATGATAGCCCAGTACAACTGGAGAAACTCCACTTGTTTCTCCACACACATCTCTGCTCTTGTCCATATGAACTGAACTCCTCCAAGGGAGCATTAACTAGCTGTGGTTTGGCAAAAGATTTACTGTACTCAGGGCTCAGTCCCTGGATATAAGCTCATGCTGTTGCCTCTTGCAGGACCTTCCACGTTTGGAATGAATGCTGGATGGCTCGTTCAGACTTGCTGCCAGAGTACAGTGGGTGGCAGGCACTGGATGCCACCTGCCAGGAGAAAAGCAAGGGTAAGATATCAGAGCAAGGGTAAGATATCTTGCTTGAGCAAGAGCAGGGGCAAATAAAGCTGTTCAATATTCCTCCTTTCCCATCTTCCAGTGGAAAGATGCAAAAAGACAGGAACTCACCCTGTTGACTTTAGGCACAAAACTATCATTTATCTGTTTGGTTTGTGCAGCTCATGTAGCACTAAGAGCTCTATCACTGCTTCCTAATGGCCTCCTAAACTCAATATTTCACCAGTATAGGTCTAAACTAGGGATGGGTTTAGTTGGGAAAGCATCTGAATCTTAACTGGACCACGTTTTTTCTTCAGGTCTATCCTTCTGTGGGCCAGCCCCTGTTCATGCCATCAAGGAAGGGGACACACAAGTTGATTATGATGTCTGCTACTTCTTTGCTGCCATCAATGCCAAGTGTCATGTGTGGATACACAAAGCAGATGACACCCTCAAGCCAGCTTTTGGTGGCACAAAATACACTGGTAACAACATCAGCACCAAGAGTGTGGGCAGTGAGCGCTGTGAGGACATCACACAAAACTACAAATATCCTGAAGGTATGGGGCAGGCATGGAGCTGAGAACATTCCCTGTCACTATTACAAACCAGCAGTAAAagaccagagcagagcaaaaccAGAGCACCAGGGTCATCCACTTCTCACCACTTCCCCTTCTTCAGTAGCACTAGAACACCTGATTCTCTCTGTCTACAAAGCCAAAGCAGAGGTCATCACCCAAACTCCACCCTGCTTAATGGCATTAAGGTCTCTGGAAGACCAGGTGTTTGTTCACCAAGCACTTTCATGTCTGGAAAACCTTTTCTGATTTCTGTTATCTCTACACTCTGTACATCCAATTACCTCTTTAATATAAATATGGATAGACACATTTCAGACTGCAGCTTTGTGAAAAGGACTGTTGTGCTCTCAGATACTGCCTAAATCTCTGCCTCAACAAGCAGCTCCCCTTCAGAATCTGAGTAGTTTCCCTGGCTCAAGCCATAACACCCCATCTTAACCTGTGGCTTATTGTCTCCATGGCTGCAGGAGAACTGCAACTTCTCAACACATGAGAGCATGGAACTGTGCCTTAGCTATAGCAACAAAAAAGCACTGCCTCCTCTACTCTGAGAGAGGCTAGCATCAAGGTGTTATAAAAACTGTGACAACTATTGCCAAGTAGAATCTGTCCGGTACATCCAATGAATATCCTGACAGCTGAAGCTTTCGAACTATCCAACCAGAAGCACAAAAGGATATCTCTGTGCTCTTAGAAACAGTTACCTAGAGTACTACCAGGAGAAATCAATGCTattctcctgctgcttctcactAGTAAACAGGAAAGAGAACCAAAGTATGTGCTTCCATTTTTTTGTGACAGGTtctctccaggaaaaaaaagtacttgACAAAGCCtacagaaaaatgaaggaaCTTGAGacaaccagcagcagcagcacacagttTATCTTCATTCCTCCTGCTCTGGAAGAGCCAGTCAACCTTTTCATCCACTTCCAGTCAAGTAGTTCTTTGCAACTGGGACAAGATATGACACTTTCCACTGAAGTGTTTAACCACAGTGATAGAGAAAAGGCTACTCATCTGGTAGTTGGGATCCAGGCTCTGCACTATAATGGTGTGCCCATTGCCCAACTTTGGAAAGAAGAGTTTCATTTTAACCTCCACAGCAATTCAGGTAAGGACTCTCCTGGGTGCAGGGCTAGAAAAGTCCTCTAGTGTtctcatttcagaaaaattctCCTAGCCCTAGGTTTACAAAAGGTTGGCTGAATAGTTGATTCTAGGTGATTTCCCAGAGAGATTGTGGAGTCTCCCTAattggagatattccagaactgACTGGATATaatcctgtgccctgggatgaccctgcttgggcagggaggttggaccagatgacccactaTTGTCCATTCCAACCTCGCccattctgtgaaataaaacaCTTTGGCAATATCACCTTAGAGATTTTCAATCTGCAAATCCACTTGAGGTCCCTTAAGCATTTAAATGCTGCAGCTTTTAGTACAGTGTTGGGCACTGAACACTCCTAGGTGTCATTCAGAGAAAGACCAGACTGCACCCATGACTGTTGCTTCCCCATTCTGTTCCAGTCAATACCTTGAAGGTCTCTGTGCCTTACACATGGTTTGGAAAAGAGCTGGGGGAGAACCACCTGCTCAGGCTGACTGCTGTGCTGAGCGATGAGGACTCCTCCTACATGTACCTGGCACAGGAAGAAATCAGCCTTGGTGATTCCCCTCTCACCATTGAGGTAAGATTGGGCTGCCATTCTGCCACTGCAGTGGGGAGAAAACAGCTTTTACAGTCATAAGCAGCAAAACAATTCTGCTGGTTCAGGGGCTCTCtgagaaagcagagcagaagaaatTAAGCTGGACTTTGCCCCTCCTGGCAAATGGCACCTCAGGCACTGAAAAATCACACATCTCCCTTTAATCATAGAAGAAtatcttttcttctctcagtttcAGCCCATTTGCTTCTTTTAACAGTTCCCAGAAAACATGGTCCAGTATGAGCCAAGCACAGCAAAGATCAGCCTCCAGAACCCCCTCATGGAACCCCTGGAGCAGTGTGTGATAGCAGTCACAGGGCGAGGGCTCATTTACAGACAAAGGAATTACAGGTAAGTGCAAACTGACTGATTCAAGATCagcaaatggaaaaagagaCACAACACAAGCAAGAGAAATCCTTGCACAGGAAAGGCTGTCCTCAAAAATAACCAGGCAACAACATGGCAGGAAGATATCATTATGGCATGAAAGCCCCAAGCATCCCATCCTTTATTTACAGATAATACATATGATTGTCacactgaaaaggagaaaagccaGCTAAGAGAACTTTCAACAGATGTGTAATACCTAAGTTGAAGCCAATATGGAATCTATGAAAGCTTCAACATCAAAGGCACagacagcaaaaggaaaacctCCTGCCAACAAAAAGGATAACCAGAGAAATGCCACAAGACTTAGAAACACACATGAAATAAGACAAAGTTAGAGGTTACTGAAATGAGCTATGAAATTTATTTGCTGTTGAGAAATCAATTACTTTCTAGTGAGCAACTTGAACATCTTTAAGTGGAATAAAAATGTACTGTTTGACATCTTTCCATCCATTACCCACTGTAAACAATAGAGACTGTGGTGTCTTCCCCTTCTCCACTGAAGAACCAGGCAAATGTGACTTAGCCAAGAGCCACCAAAGGGGCTCCCCTTCACATGACCAACACCCCACGTTTGTCTCAAGAAGCTGCATTAGGACAAAGTCCCCTTAGATGTCCCCAGGGAGGGTTTCAACTCTCCTGTCCTATCTCCCTCCCAAACTACTGTTAGATGACAATTTCACTGTGGTAGTTCAAGTAACTGCCAgctttcttctatttctttttttcctttcctttttggcaCCACATTCCTGTCTCGCTAATGCAGATCCCAGACACAGGAAACTAAAAACACAAAGAGGGTGATTGCTGTACAATCCCTTCTCTCCTTtcaggctgggctctgtggaAGCTAAAAGCACTCAGGAGCTGGAAATCCCATTCACCCCTACCCAAGCAGGGCCCAGAAGACTCACTGCACGTCTTACCTGCCTCCAGCTCCAGAACCTAAAGAGCTACAGAACCACCAACATTGCAGCTGCCTGAGGCCAGCTCAGAACAGGTCCTTACAAAAACAGTGGTTGTGATCTGTGCCCTGATCATGGGCAAGCAGAGATGTTAACAGGTTAATAAAAGTTATATTTAAAACCATGTCTGATTTTGATTACTTGCACAAACTCAACTCTCTCCCATCTGCCACTATGTCTACTCTGCAGTTTTAGAAGCTGAGCCACACTGTGACAAAGATGGACTGAATGCTGAAGCAGACATTGCAGTTCTCACCACACCTGTGCTGAGCCCACCAGTGCTTAAGACTTCTGCCCTACCTGTGACAAAGTAAAGGGTATCCTGGAACTTTAAAGTGATGATAGATGCAGCATGTCTCTAGGGATATATATATAGGGGGATATCTTCCCCTGTAGATCCTTGACATTGGTAAGGTAGTAAACaatattttctgctgctttctgagaAAATAAGCGAAAGCTCATTCACTGGTCTCTAAGACAGTAAACAGGAAATAGACAGGAAatagcagcagtgcagcacattTTATAATTAGTCACCAGGCTGCTTGCAAAAGAAGCAAGACCCTTTCATTCTGTATATGTCCTTTGTTCTCTGAAGACAGATAAAACAACTAATGTAAATCtagcaatattttatttttctctgaaccCCACAGTAGTTGTAACGTCCAAAGAATGGGGCACATTCAGAAGCAGCACTGCATTATCCCAAGAATCCAAGCAAAATGACACCCTTGCCATAGCAAAGGGCAACTTCTGGAGAAGTTCTTCCAAGCAGCAGTGAAGTTCCCTCCTACATTGTTCT from Haemorhous mexicanus isolate bHaeMex1 chromosome 18, bHaeMex1.pri, whole genome shotgun sequence harbors:
- the EPB42 gene encoding protein 4.2, coding for MGQGLSIQKCDFMIPENNKSHHTEEISTKRLIVRRGQPFTITVSFSAPIHNYLKQMKRTFLIVQTGPHSSKADEIQAEFPISSLGDQKQWSAAVEEQDPNFWTLCVNTPANAPIGQYTLLLRASKFPQLLGNFTLLFNPWCRDDEVFLPNEAQRQEYILNQDGIIYQGTENAILAQPWDFSQFEEDMVDICFTLLALGEHFQREKDPAQRKNPVHVCRAAAAMLNCSELRSLTEYEPGQHHNGTPPSKWLGSSPILQQWIASKFQPVRSGRCWVFAAVLCSVLRCLGIPTRVVTGFTWAHNTKSSLSVDEYYDEDGTLLTQDESARVWTFHVWNECWMARSDLLPEYSGWQALDATCQEKSKGLSFCGPAPVHAIKEGDTQVDYDVCYFFAAINAKCHVWIHKADDTLKPAFGGTKYTGNNISTKSVGSERCEDITQNYKYPEGSLQEKKVLDKAYRKMKELETTSSSSTQFIFIPPALEEPVNLFIHFQSSSSLQLGQDMTLSTEVFNHSDREKATHLVVGIQALHYNGVPIAQLWKEEFHFNLHSNSVNTLKVSVPYTWFGKELGENHLLRLTAVLSDEDSSYMYLAQEEISLGDSPLTIEFPENMVQYEPSTAKISLQNPLMEPLEQCVIAVTGRGLIYRQRNYRLGSVEAKSTQELEIPFTPTQAGPRRLTARLTCLQLQNLKSYRTTNIAAA